The segment TATTATGAATATAATAAAACTGTCTTCTTTTGATCAACAAAGGCAGTTTTTTCAAAACTATATAATAAGAACTTATTTAGAAGAACGATCAAAGTTTAGAAAAGTATTAGGAGAAAATGAGATTGAAAAGCTTACTCAAATAGTATCCCTTTTTCCTTATAAAAAGGATTTGATTTATTACCAAAAACAGATAAAATTACTTTATAAAATGGAAGTAAAAATGGAAGAAGAAGCAAATCAGAAAATAGTTGATTGTTTTTGTAAATAATATTTCATTTAGTAGCTAGTAAAACATGAAAATAAACTATCCAAATTGTCAGGAGTGTGCGAAATATTTTTAAATATAAAGTAAGTTATGAAAGATAATATTGGTATTTTAATAGAAAGCTGCAAACAAATGGCTAAAGAACTGTTGATAGAGTTTGGGGAGTTTTATCCCTTCGCCTTTGCTTTAGATAAAAAGCACGAAATAATACCTGTTGCTGCATATGAAGGAGAAGAAGTTTTGAGTGTAGAAAAAGAAATAACTCTTCTCGAAAAAGCGCTTAGACATAGTGATAGAAACTTAACATATACAACTGTTATTATTTGTGTTGATGTTTTTACTCCTAATTCTAATGAAAAAAGTAGTGCTTTAGAATTAAGAGTTGATGATAAATTTTATAAGTCTTTTAATGTTTATATTAGATATGAACAATCAGATAATGGAGAAATAAAATTTGAGGAAATTTCAGATGAAGTGCTTGGAAATTTAATTTACTTTCCTAGGTAGTAACTAGCAACTCATAATTAATAAAAACCAAAAAGGCTTCGCTATATATAGCGAAGCCTTTTTGGTTAAAATAAGAAAACACTTATAAAACCTGTTCCTCCTTAGTTTCATTACCCGGCATATCATAAGCCTTAATAACGATTTTATTACCTACTGTACTTGTATTGTCATCAATAACGGTATAGAGCCAATCCAGTTTATTAGCCTGCATCACAGCATTACCCTTTTCAGTGCCCTTGTCATTAGTTATCTCCACACTAACAGATTCCACTTTAAAATCATCCGTTACCCTTATTCGTATAGTATCACCTTTTTTACCCAGATATTTACTTAAATCAATCTCCGTAATATCAGGAGCATTAAAAAAATCAGCCACCGCAATATTATAAGCATTAGGAGCACCGCTACCTTTAGCATGCGTTTCATACTCCGCCTTAATAATAGGGTCAGCCATTTGCGACTTCGCATACAAAACAGCCTGCTGAAACCTTTCCCGTTGATTCTTTTGTGCCACAGTAGGCACTTTACTTGTTGATGGAGCAGTTGCTACAACTGTTTTGTCTCCCACACTGCGAAATACCAGCGTCCCGCCAAGCATTCCACTCAAACCTTTAGTGATAAGGTTTTTGTTTACAATAGCCATAATTTTAGGATTTTAATATATTGATACCTATAACGCAATCATCAAAAAAATAATACTACAGAAAACTATTTTTCAGAAAAAGTATCAAAAACCCCTCATGTTTACCCTTCGTCATTCGTTCGCTCTCCGTTCGCTCTGCTTCGCTTGGTTTTTATCCTTATAAAGAAGGATTCAAGGTGTAAATAACATATACAAAAAGAAAGTAAAAGAGAAGCAAAACATTTTGTATATATGCAAATAAATATAAGTCAAGCCGCCCCAAGTATTAAAAAATGAGTTTGTCAAGTAACCAGCTAAATGTAAAATATGCCAATCAATAAAAAATATGAAAATACAGTTTGCTTTAATATATCTTTTCTTATTGACAGTTGGGTGTACTGATTCAAAAACTAATAATGTTAACAACAATAAAAACCCTAGCAGTATTGCATCAAATACTATAAATGAGAGTAATGATCAAAAAAAGACATCATTTACTCTCTGCGAATCAAGTAAAATATTAGGTGAGTGGAGAGCCCAGGAAGATGAGAAATCAGAATTAACTATCAATAGGAATTTCCTGATTTATAAATATGAAAAATTGAGCATTGATTCACTAGAATATGCGCTCACAGATAAATTAGATTCGGATAAAGCTAATAAGAACCCCTCTTGTTACATTATATCAAAAGATATAAAGGATGATATTACGTTTGAATATGAAATAGTCAGCGTGTCAGAAAAAACATTGACATTAATGAATTTGGATAGAGGAAATTTGTTGGTTTATTTTCGTTAATTTTTGATATAAAATGAAAAAGAGAGTTTGTAACAACTCCCAGCACTCGCTCGCGTGTCGCGAGTGAGCATATAACAACCATCTACCAGTTTATCGGTTTCAAGTGCTGGTGTATTAAATAATTATTTGTTTTACTGAAATGCTTGCAACCGAAAAAACCATTATAGGCAGAAAAAGGAGAGGGATGAGCGGCTTTCAACACCAAATGTTTTGCCTCGTCAATCAGTGCCGATTTACTTTGCGCAAACTTACCCCATAAAATAAATACCACGTGCTTTTTCTCTTCAGAAATACGTTTAATTACTTTATCCGTAAACTGTTCCCATCCTTTTCCCTGGTGCGAGCCCGCTTTATCCTTTTCAACAGTTAAGGTGGCATTCAATAACAATACGCCCTGTTTAGCCCATTCACTTAAGTTGCCATGGTCAGGTATCATAAACTCCGGAATATCTGCCTTTAACTCTTTAAAAATATTTTGCAAAGAAGGAGGTATCGCTACACCTTTATTGACACTAAAACACAAACCATGCGCCTGTCCCACTCCGTGGTAAGGGTCTTGCCCGATAATTACCACACGTACATCCTTAAATGCAGTAAGGTCAAAAGCACCGAATATCTGCAGTCCCGGTGGGTATATTATTTTACCGGCCTGTTTTTCCTGTTTCAAAAAAGCAACAAGATTATTGAAATAAGGCATGTCAAACTCATCTTTTAATACCTCTTTCCAATCTTCGGCAATAGCAACTTGCGTAGTCATTTTATTTTAAAAATTTAAGGCACAAAAAAACATTTTATATGTTATTAGCCAACTAAAATTAACCACATTGGCTCTCTTTGCCCTGTCCGTGGTTGTGTGTCTTCACCAACCACATTTATTTCTCACACTCCTTGGCTAGCGCGAGCGTCCGCTCGTGTTATCATTTAACCTTATTACGACTTCTTTAAAAAGCAAGTTTTCAAAACCATCGTAGTTTTCTCCACCCTGCCTTCTATTTCCTCTTCACTATCTGTTAAGCGAATGTTTTTCACAATAGTTCCCCTCTTAATAACCGATGAAGAACCCTTTACTTTTAAATCCTTAATTACATTCACAGAATCACCTTCTGCCAATAATGTTCCGTTGCTGTCCCTTACTTCCATAGTTTTGTTTTTTGAGTGGTAAATAATTAATGCACCAAAAGTAAAGTTATACTTTTAAAAACGAATTTGATATAAATCGTTAAAGTATGGAAATAGCATGTATAGAGTACCGCAAAATTTCTATATACGTTTATAAGATAATTGTTAATTTTACCCGATGGAAAATGAGGGTTCAAAACCACCACGCAGAGTCAGGTATAAAGGTACCTATCCAAAAGCATTCAAAGAAAAGTACAAAGAACTGCAACCCGAAAAGTATGCCGATGATGTAGAAAAAATAATACTGAAAGGTAATACACCCGCAGGTATGCACCGTTCCATTTGTGTAAACGAAATAATGGATTTTTTACAAGTACAACCCGGGCAGGTGGGTTTAGATGCTACTTTAGGTTATGGCGGACACAGTGCAGAAATACTAAAAAATTTAATTCCCAATGGCAAACTATTTGCTACCGATGTAGATGCAATAGAACTACCCAAAACCACCAACCGTTTGTTAAATTTAGGTTTTGGTCCCGAAGTGTTTTTCCCCCGCAATACCAATTTTGCCAATATAGATGCTATAGCCGAAGAAGCAGGCCCACTCAATTTTGTGCTGGCCGATTTAGGTGTTTCTTCTATGCAAATAGATAATCCCGACAGAGGTTTTTCATTAAAAATGGATGGCCCGTTAGATTTAAGGTTAAACCCCAATGCAGGTATACCCGCCAGTCAGTTTTTAAAAACAGTATCGCAAGACGAGCTGGAAGCCATACTGATGGAGAATGCAGACGAACCCGATGCAGATATAATAGCAGAAGCCATTGTAAGCCATATACAAAAAGAAGCAGTATTAGAAACCACTACACAGTTAAAAGACATTATCAAAGAAGCACTAGACTATATTACATCAAACGAAAAAACAGAGCGCATCAAAAAAGCCAATCAAAGATGTTTCCAAGCCCTGCGTATAGAAGTAAATAACGAATTTGAAGTATTAGAGGCGTTTTTAAACAAGCTTCCCGATGCATTGGCACAAGATGGTCGCGTAGCCATATTATCATTCCACTCAGGCGAAGACAGGCGCGTAAAAAAAGCATTCCAGAGCTTTTACCGTCAGGGAATATTTAGCCAGATAGCACAGGATATTATTCGCCCTACACCACAAGAAGTAGGCAGTAACCCAAGAGCACGCTCTGCCAAATTACGCTGGGCTATCAAAGCATAATACTAATTTAAATAAAAGGAACGCATTAGCTATTTCATACCAATAGCAGTGTTAATTTATTATCGTTTTTTATTACTTTCGTTTACAAAGAAAACAAGTATGAATATAAAAAAATGGTATTGTCTGTTAGTAATGCTCAGTTCAGCCGGAGCATTCGCCCAAAGTTTTATGGTAAGCTCGCCCAACAAAAAGATAGCCCTTTCAATAAATCTAACCAACGAAGGAGCTTTGGTTTATGAAGTCAGTTATAAAAACAAACCAGTTGTTGAAACATCAAAGCTGGGTTTTAAAATAAATGAACAAGCCGACTTACTAAACAATTTTAGTGTATTAAGAGTTGACTCAAGCACCTTTAATGAAACATGGCAACCTGTTTGGGGCGAAACCAAAACCATCGTTAATAACTACAAAGAAATAGCCATTACCCTAAAAGAAAAAACAGATAAGCCAAGAATCATGCAATTGGTTTTTAGAGTATTTAATGATGGAGTAGGCTTTAGATATATATTTCCAGAACAACCCAATTTATTCCATTTTGTAGTAGCCGATGAGTTAACCACATTTAACTTAACAGGCGACCATAAAATATGGTGGATGCCGGGCGATTTCGATACCAATGAATATACCTACAATACCTCCCAAATATCAGAGATAGAAAAACTAGCCAAGAAACGCGATGGAGCCATATTTACAGCTACACCCATTAAAGGCGCATTTGTACAAACCCCTTTAATGATTAAAACCAAAGACAACGTGTACATCAATATACACGAAGCAGCTTTAATCAATTACCCAGCTATGGATTTGCAGTTTGATTTAAACACATTTGAAGCAACCACTAAAATAGCAAATGATGCAGTAGGCAATAAAGCCTATATGCGTGCACCTTGCCAAACACCTTGGCGTACTATTATTATAAGCGATGATGCAAGAGACATCATTACATCAAAAACCATTTTAAATTTAAACGAACCCTCGCAACTTACCAATACCGGTTATATTAAACCAATGAAATATGTAGGCGTTTGGTTAGAAATGCACCTTGGTCTTTCAACATGGGATTATGCAGGTACACAAGCAGCCAGCGATGCAGGTTCAGATGGCAAACAAAAAGTAAAAACCAAACATGGAGCCACTACCGCAAACACCAAAAAGTATATAGACTTTGCGGCTAAAAATGGTTTTGGTGGCGTATTGGTTGAAGGTTGGAATACAGGTTGGGAAGACTGGTTTGGTAAATGGAAAGAAGATGTGTTTGATTTTGTAACCCCTTACCCCGATTACGATTTTAAAGGACTGAATGAATATGCACAAAGCAAAGGAGTAGGAATGATTACCCACCACGAAACAAGTGGAAGCGTAACCAATTACGAGCGTTATATGGATACCGCTTATCGTTTAATGGCCAGTGTGGGTAGTCATGCTTTAAAATCAGGTTACGTAGGCCGTATTATACCACGTGGTGAGTTTCATGATGGACAGTGGATGGTAAACCACTACTTACGCGCTATCAAAAAAGCAGCCGACTACAATATAATGGTAGTGGCCCATGAGCCCGTACGTCCCACGGGTTTACACCGCACCTATCCAAATTTTATGGCAGCAGAAGCAGCACGCGGGCAAGAGTTTAATTTTTGGAGTGAAGGCAATCCACCCGAACACGAAACCATTTTACCATTTACCCGCTTAATGGGAGGCCCTATGGATTACACCCCGGGTATATTTAAAATTAAAAAGAGCAGCTATTACCCCGATGCAAAAGAGCAGGTTCATACTACTTTAACCAAGCAATTAGCTTTATACCTAACCCTATACAGCCCCGTGCAAATGGCAACCGATTTACCCGAAAATTACGAAGCCAAACCCGATGCATTTCAGTTCATAAAAGATGTAGCCGTTGATTGGGATGATACCAAAGTAATACATGCCGAGCCGGGCGAATACCTGACCATAGCCCGTAAAGCCAAAGGAACCAACAATTGGTTTTTAGGTAGCATAACCGATGAAAATGCACGCCAGTTAGCCATGGATTTTAGCTTTTTAGATAAAGGAAAGAAATATACAGCTACCATTTACCACGATGCAGATGATGCCAGTTGGAATAACAATCCCGAAGCATACGTTATAGAAAAAATAACAGTTACTTCAAAATCAAAACTAATGTTGAAGCTAGCACCGGGTGGAGGAACCGCCATAAGCATTATAGCGCAATAGCACATTTAATAAAAAAAGCCCATCAATATAATATTGATGGGCTTTTTTTATTAAATATAGTTTTCTATAAATATAAATAATAGGCTTTGCTATAAAACAAAAACTGCCTTAAAAATAATTTCTAAGACAGTTTTTATATGTATTTGTTAGTTGTTTGTAGTGCTAAATTAAGTAAATATTTTCTTAAAATCAATTTTTTATAAAGAAAAATTTAAGATTTAAGAGTAAATGAGTTAAACTAATTTGTTTTTGTATAGCTGAATAGTGTTGTGAAGCCCCAAATAAAGGGCATCGCAGACCAAAGCATGGCCAATAGAAACCTCCGCTAAATGAGGAATATTTTGTTTGAAAAATTGTAAATTTTGTAAACTTAAATCGTGCCCTGCATTAATAGCTAAGCCCAGTTCGTGTGCACGAATAGCAGCCTTTTTGAAAGGAACAATAATTTGCTCCTTATTATTTTCAAATTGATGGGCGTAACTTTCAGTATATAGTTCAATTCTATCAGCGCCACAAAGCTTAGCTCCCTCAATCATATCCATAACAGGATCAACAAAAACAGAAGTTCTGATACCAGCCCCTTTAAAAGTTTTAATAATAGCTTGTAAAAAAGATAAGTTAGTTACCGTATCCCAACCGTGGTCACTCGTTATTTGATTAGTATTGTCAGGTACTAAAGTTACTTGTGTAGGTTTTGTTGCCAATACCAACTCCACAAATTTGTCTTCAAAGGGATTGCCTTCAATATTAAACTCAGTAGTAATTACATTTTTTAAATCCATTACATCCGCATATCTAATATGTCTTTCATCAGGTCTGGGATGAACAGTAATGCCATCCGCTCCAAATTTTTCACAGTCGGTAGCTATTTGAATAAGATTGGGATTGTTGCCTCCACGGGCATTTCTTATAGTAGCAAACTTGTTTATATTAACGCTAAGTTTAGTCAAAGTAAAAGTTCAATTATTCTGCCCACAATCTTACAAAAAAAATAAATTGAACGAGGTTTATAAAATTTAAATAATTTTGACGCATAATATAAATGCATAATGATTCAAATAGGGGAGTATAATACATTAAAAGTAGGTAGAGGTAGCGCACTGGGTTTTTTCCTGGTAGATGAATTGGGAGAAGAGGTTTTATTACCCATTAAATATACTCCCAAGCCATTAAATATTGGTGATACAATGGAAGTGTTTATTTATACCGATTCCGAAGATAGACCCATAGCAACAACACAAACACCCATTGCCATAGTTAATAGTTTTGCATTTCTTAAAGTAGTTGATATTGCAAAGTTTGGCGCTTTTTTAGATTGGGGATTAGATAAAGATTTACTGGTGCCCATTAAAGAGCAAGCCAAAACAATGGTGCTAGGTAAATACTATGTAGTGTATATTACCCTTGATAATAGCAGCCAGCGTTTAATAGCCAGTTCAAAAATAAATTCGTTTTTAAGTAACGAAGAACACGAGTTAAAGTTTAATGAGGAAGTTGATTTAGTAGTTTTTGAAGAAGTAGAGTTTGGTTATTTTGTAATTATTAATTTAAAACATAAAGGATTAATTTATAAAAACGAAATATATACCAAAGTAGCCGTTGGCGATGCTTTAACAGGTTACGTAAAACAAATAAAAGAGGGTAACTTAATAGATGTAAGTTTACAAAAAATAGGCTTCGAAAATATAGATGCAAACAGCAAGTATATTTTAGGTGTTTTAACCCAACAGGGAGGTACACTTAATTTGCACGATAACAGCACGCCTGATGAGATACAAAAACAGCTTAATATGAGCAAGAAAACGTTTAAGAAAGCCATTGGAATACTGTATAGACAGAAATTAATAACAATTAGCAATAGTCAAATTCAGCTAGCATAAATATTTCTCACATAACTAGCTTTTTAAAGGCTACTTGTAATGTTAAGCTTTATTATAATGCTTTTTTCTTTAATTTCACATCCTGATTTATTAAGAAGTGGGAAGAGGATTTTTTTTAATACTTAGTTTTATTTGGGGGGTGGCTGTATTTGCTGACAATGCAAAACAGAGAGATAGTTTATTGGCTAAGCTGAGTAGTGAAAATAAGTTAGAAACAAGAGTCGATTTATACAACCAAATATCTTCCCTTTCGCTTGATATGCCAGAAATGGTCATTCAAAATTCATTAAAAGCCATTGAACTGGCTAATAACTCCACTTACGAAAAAGGACTGAACGAAGCTTACCTCTATTTAGGTATAGGTTTTTGCGAAAGTTCCAACTATGATTCAGCAATTATATACCTGAATAAAGCACTCATACATTTTCAGCAATATAAAACTACACCTAAAAATACAATTAGAGCCAATAATTATTTAGGTATAGCATACGAGTATAGAACCAATTATACCAAAGCATTATATTACTACTACCAGTCATATAATGCAGCCAGCGCAATAGGCGATTCAACCTATATCTTAAAATCAGTTAATAATATAGGCTTGGTTTATTATGCTATGGATAATTATAAACTGGCAGAAAAGTTTTTACTAATGGCTTATAAATTGGCCATTTCAATTAGAAGCGAACTGAGCTTAATGGAATATAATTTAGCTACATTGTATTTAGCACAGAAAAAATTTGCTTTAGCCCTTGAAAAATATAAAAAAGTATTGGTTGATGATTTACAGTCAGGTAACCAAAAAAATATAGCCGAATGTTATAACAATATAGGAGCTTGTTACTTGGGTTTAAATGATTTAAAATCAGCAGAAGCTTTTTTAAGTAAAGGTTTTGAGATAAGAGAAAAAATAAATGATGAAAATGGGCTACGCAATTCATTTGTTGATTTAGCAGATTTAAACATACAAAATGGTCATTACAATGAAGCTTTGATTTTATTAGAGAAAGCCCTTTATATAGCCCAAAAAACAAAAAACAAAAAAGGCATTGTTAGTATATACGATAAATACATTGAGTGCTATAAAACACAAAATAATTTAAAGCAAGCGTTAAATTATACAGAGTTAAAAGATGCCATTTTACAAGAAATTAGTGATGCAGAGGGTCAGATAAAATTAAAGGATTTACAAACAGAAAGTTTAATGAGGCAAAAGGCTGCCGAAAAAGAAGTAGCCACCGCTAAAAAAGAAAACCAGTCATTGGTAAGTACTTTTTTAATTATTATAAGCATAGTACTCATAGTTGGTTTTATATTCTTAACCTTTTCGTTCCTTAAAATAAGAAATCAGAATAGATTATTATTAGCAAGCCAAAAACAACTAGCCTCTAAAAATAATGCGCTACATGCGCAAAATGAGCAAATATTAAAAAGCCAGTTACAAGCACAACAAGCGCTTAAAGTAAAATCAGATTTTACCAGTACCATTAGCCACGAAGTAAGAACCCCGCTTAACGCAATCAATGGTGTTTGTGAGCTGTTGTTAAATAGCGATATTAGCCCCGAGCATATTGAAAATATTAATCTAATGAAAATATCAAGCGATAAATTGATTCGCTTAATAAATGATATTTTAGATTTTAGCCGTTTAGAAAATGGTAACTCAGAGTTTAACCTGACAGAGTTTAGACTTAACCAAATTTTGAAAGGATTGGTTGATTTATTTGTTGTTAAAACCAACGATAAAAAGATAGAGCTAATACTCGATTATGACTTTACAGAAAATGCCATATACAAATCAGACTCATTAAGACTAACACAAGTTTTAGGTAATTTACTAAGTAATGCTGTTAAGTTTACTTCAACAGGCTATATTAAATTAGTAGCTTATCCATTACAAAAAGGAAACTTTAAAACAACCTATCGTTTTGAAGTAATAGATACCGGAGTTGGTATACCTGCCAATAAACAACGCGATATTTTTGAAGCATTTTTACAAATAGATAATTCAAGCACCAGAAGAGTAGAAGGAGCAGGTTTAGGGCTTTCCATTTGCCAGAAAATAATTGAAGCATTTGGTAGCCAGCTACACGTGGAGTCAGAGGTAGGAAAAGGCAGCCGCTTTTATTTCGACCTGGATTTTGAAGTGGTGCAAAGCAATAATGTACTGGAAATTCAAAAGGTTGACCCTATCAATGTTTCATTAGAGAATTGTAATGTGTTGGTTGTAGAAGATACCACTATCAATGTAATGATATTGAAACAGTTTTTGAAAAAATGGAAATGCAATTTTGATGTGGCCGATAATGGAATAAGCGGTATACAGAAAATAAAAGACAATAGATACGATATTGTATTAATGGATATTCAAATGCCCGAAATGGATGGAATAGAGTGTACCAAAGCCATAAGGTTAATGGATAAGCCATACTACAAGCAACTACCAATTATAGCCATTACCGCAGCCAATGAAAGTATGTTACGCAATGCAGCATACCAGGCAGGCATGAACGATTATGTTTTAAAACCGTTTAATCCGGATGAGCTAAAAGAAAAAATGCTAAGAGCCATTTATAATTTCTCGAGTTTACAAAAGCTGTAGAATGCAGTAAACAGTTGAAAGTTGTATTTTTTTGAAAATAAATTTAAAATATTAAAAGTATAAGCTTAAACTTGCACCGCAAATAATAAACCCAATCCATTATTTGCTATGCTTAATCATTCTGAAAAATTTTACACCGAGGGTTTAACCTACGATGATGTATTAGTTTTACCAGCTTACTCGGAAATATTGCCGCGTGACGTAAACACTACCACACAACTTTCTCGCAATATTCAAATAAAAGTACCAATAGTGTCAGCCGCTATGGATACCGTTACGGAAAGCCGTTTAGCTATTGCCATTGCGCAAGAAGGAGGCATTGGTGTTATGCACAAAAACATGAGCATCGACCGCCAGGCAGATCAGGTTCGTAAAGTAAAAAGAAGTGAAAGTGGTTTAATTTTAGATCCGGTTACTTTACACGATAGCGCCACCTTACGCGATGCGCATAAATTGATGACGGAGAATAAAATTGGTGGTATTCCGATTATAAACGATAATGGCAAACTGGTTGGC is part of the Bacteroidota bacterium genome and harbors:
- a CDS encoding S1-like domain-containing RNA-binding protein codes for the protein MIQIGEYNTLKVGRGSALGFFLVDELGEEVLLPIKYTPKPLNIGDTMEVFIYTDSEDRPIATTQTPIAIVNSFAFLKVVDIAKFGAFLDWGLDKDLLVPIKEQAKTMVLGKYYVVYITLDNSSQRLIASSKINSFLSNEEHELKFNEEVDLVVFEEVEFGYFVIINLKHKGLIYKNEIYTKVAVGDALTGYVKQIKEGNLIDVSLQKIGFENIDANSKYILGVLTQQGGTLNLHDNSTPDEIQKQLNMSKKTFKKAIGILYRQKLITISNSQIQLA
- the rsmH gene encoding 16S rRNA (cytosine(1402)-N(4))-methyltransferase RsmH, with protein sequence MENEGSKPPRRVRYKGTYPKAFKEKYKELQPEKYADDVEKIILKGNTPAGMHRSICVNEIMDFLQVQPGQVGLDATLGYGGHSAEILKNLIPNGKLFATDVDAIELPKTTNRLLNLGFGPEVFFPRNTNFANIDAIAEEAGPLNFVLADLGVSSMQIDNPDRGFSLKMDGPLDLRLNPNAGIPASQFLKTVSQDELEAILMENADEPDADIIAEAIVSHIQKEAVLETTTQLKDIIKEALDYITSNEKTERIKKANQRCFQALRIEVNNEFEVLEAFLNKLPDALAQDGRVAILSFHSGEDRRVKKAFQSFYRQGIFSQIAQDIIRPTPQEVGSNPRARSAKLRWAIKA
- a CDS encoding alkylphosphonate utilization protein, giving the protein MEVRDSNGTLLAEGDSVNVIKDLKVKGSSSVIKRGTIVKNIRLTDSEEEIEGRVEKTTMVLKTCFLKKS
- a CDS encoding response regulator — protein: MGRGFFLILSFIWGVAVFADNAKQRDSLLAKLSSENKLETRVDLYNQISSLSLDMPEMVIQNSLKAIELANNSTYEKGLNEAYLYLGIGFCESSNYDSAIIYLNKALIHFQQYKTTPKNTIRANNYLGIAYEYRTNYTKALYYYYQSYNAASAIGDSTYILKSVNNIGLVYYAMDNYKLAEKFLLMAYKLAISIRSELSLMEYNLATLYLAQKKFALALEKYKKVLVDDLQSGNQKNIAECYNNIGACYLGLNDLKSAEAFLSKGFEIREKINDENGLRNSFVDLADLNIQNGHYNEALILLEKALYIAQKTKNKKGIVSIYDKYIECYKTQNNLKQALNYTELKDAILQEISDAEGQIKLKDLQTESLMRQKAAEKEVATAKKENQSLVSTFLIIISIVLIVGFIFLTFSFLKIRNQNRLLLASQKQLASKNNALHAQNEQILKSQLQAQQALKVKSDFTSTISHEVRTPLNAINGVCELLLNSDISPEHIENINLMKISSDKLIRLINDILDFSRLENGNSEFNLTEFRLNQILKGLVDLFVVKTNDKKIELILDYDFTENAIYKSDSLRLTQVLGNLLSNAVKFTSTGYIKLVAYPLQKGNFKTTYRFEVIDTGVGIPANKQRDIFEAFLQIDNSSTRRVEGAGLGLSICQKIIEAFGSQLHVESEVGKGSRFYFDLDFEVVQSNNVLEIQKVDPINVSLENCNVLVVEDTTINVMILKQFLKKWKCNFDVADNGISGIQKIKDNRYDIVLMDIQMPEMDGIECTKAIRLMDKPYYKQLPIIAITAANESMLRNAAYQAGMNDYVLKPFNPDELKEKMLRAIYNFSSLQKL
- a CDS encoding pyridoxine 5'-phosphate synthase produces the protein MTKLSVNINKFATIRNARGGNNPNLIQIATDCEKFGADGITVHPRPDERHIRYADVMDLKNVITTEFNIEGNPFEDKFVELVLATKPTQVTLVPDNTNQITSDHGWDTVTNLSFLQAIIKTFKGAGIRTSVFVDPVMDMIEGAKLCGADRIELYTESYAHQFENNKEQIIVPFKKAAIRAHELGLAINAGHDLSLQNLQFFKQNIPHLAEVSIGHALVCDALYLGLHNTIQLYKNKLV
- the ung gene encoding uracil-DNA glycosylase; the encoded protein is MTTQVAIAEDWKEVLKDEFDMPYFNNLVAFLKQEKQAGKIIYPPGLQIFGAFDLTAFKDVRVVIIGQDPYHGVGQAHGLCFSVNKGVAIPPSLQNIFKELKADIPEFMIPDHGNLSEWAKQGVLLLNATLTVEKDKAGSHQGKGWEQFTDKVIKRISEEKKHVVFILWGKFAQSKSALIDEAKHLVLKAAHPSPFSAYNGFFGCKHFSKTNNYLIHQHLKPINW
- a CDS encoding glycoside hydrolase family 97 protein, whose translation is MNIKKWYCLLVMLSSAGAFAQSFMVSSPNKKIALSINLTNEGALVYEVSYKNKPVVETSKLGFKINEQADLLNNFSVLRVDSSTFNETWQPVWGETKTIVNNYKEIAITLKEKTDKPRIMQLVFRVFNDGVGFRYIFPEQPNLFHFVVADELTTFNLTGDHKIWWMPGDFDTNEYTYNTSQISEIEKLAKKRDGAIFTATPIKGAFVQTPLMIKTKDNVYINIHEAALINYPAMDLQFDLNTFEATTKIANDAVGNKAYMRAPCQTPWRTIIISDDARDIITSKTILNLNEPSQLTNTGYIKPMKYVGVWLEMHLGLSTWDYAGTQAASDAGSDGKQKVKTKHGATTANTKKYIDFAAKNGFGGVLVEGWNTGWEDWFGKWKEDVFDFVTPYPDYDFKGLNEYAQSKGVGMITHHETSGSVTNYERYMDTAYRLMASVGSHALKSGYVGRIIPRGEFHDGQWMVNHYLRAIKKAADYNIMVVAHEPVRPTGLHRTYPNFMAAEAARGQEFNFWSEGNPPEHETILPFTRLMGGPMDYTPGIFKIKKSSYYPDAKEQVHTTLTKQLALYLTLYSPVQMATDLPENYEAKPDAFQFIKDVAVDWDDTKVIHAEPGEYLTIARKAKGTNNWFLGSITDENARQLAMDFSFLDKGKKYTATIYHDADDASWNNNPEAYVIEKITVTSKSKLMLKLAPGGGTAISIIAQ